AATGAGGAATAGGAAGTAAAAGTTTTACTCTGAAAGTCCTAGTTTAACTTTTGTGAGCTCATCGATGTTTAGAAAAGTTAAACTAGGGCTTTATTTATATCCTGAATATATTGAAAAATTTTTATGTGTTTTTAAAAATAATGCTGGATATTCGACTTTTGCGGTTGTATAATAATTTGTACCATTTGACAACAATTTGACCGATAAATTTATAGATGTATATAAAGGCAAAAAGTGATACTAAATAGGGAAATATTATGGAGAAGGAGGATATATATGTTATTAGATCATAATAAAACTCCACTGTTTAGTGCAATAAAAGAGTATAATCAATCAGGAATAATACCATTTGATGTGCCCGGGCACAAGCATGGCAAAGGTATTCCTGAATTGAGGGAATACTTGGGTAGTAGGATGCTTGAGATAGATGTAAATTCAATGAAGCAGCTTGATAATTTGAGCAATCCTATAAGTGTAATATTAGAAGCCCAGGAGCTGATGGCCGAGGCGTATAGTGCAGGTCATGCGTTTTTTCTGGTGAACGGAAGTACATCAGGCGTCCAAGCTATGATAATGAGCGTATGTATGCCAGGTGATAAGATAATAATACCTAGGAATGCCCACAAATCTGCAATCAACGGATTGATTCTCAGCGGGGCAATACCGGTATATATACAGCCTCAAACGAATGATAGATTGGGTATAGCTATGGGTGTTGCTTTAGAGAGCATAGAGCAGGCAATAGCTCAGAATACCGATGCTAAGGCAGTTTTTTTAATTAATCCCACATATTATGGGTTTACATCAGATCTAAAAGAGATAATAAAGTTGGCCCATAAGCATGGAATGTGTGTGCTGATTGATGAGGCCCACGGAGCGCATTTCAGTTTTCATCCAGAGTTTCCCTATGGGTCTATGGAACTTGGTGCAGATATGGCAGCGGTGAGTATGCATAAGACAGGTGGTTCATTAACTCAGAGTTCGGTTCTTCTTTTAAATGAAGGTTTGGTGGACAAAAATACTGTGAAAACAGTATTGAATTTGACTCAGACTACAAGTGCCTCCTATCTGCTTATGGCTAGTCTAGATGTTGCAAGAAAGATGCTGGTTATAAAAGGCAGAGAGATATTTGATAAGATTTTAGGACTCACCAGAAAGGTGAGAGAGAGGATAAATCAAATAGAAGGACTGTACGCCTTTGGCAAAGAATTGACCGGACAACCTGGTGTTTATGATTTTGATGAAACAAAGTTAGGGATAAATGTGGCCGGGCTAGGCATCACAGGCCTTATGGCATATGATATTTTAAGAGACTGTTACAATATCCAGGTTGAGTTAGGTGATGTGTTTAATATATTAGCAGTTGTAGGTGTAGGGGATGATAACAGCTCATTGAACTCCCTGGTGGAAGCATTGCAAGATATGAGCAGTAAGTATAAGGGAAAGGATATAAGGTATAACAGCGTTGTGTTAGAGAATCCTGATGTAATAGTTTCTCCTAGAAATGCATTTTATGCTAGGAAAAGGGTTATAAAGCTGGAAGAGGCAGAAGGAGAAATAAGCGGTGAATCCATAATGGCGTATCCTCCCGGAATTCCTATTGTTACTCCGGGAGAAAGGATAAGCAGAGAGATAATAAATTATATAAAATTTTTAAAGAGCCAACACAGTATGTTGACGGATGCAGAAGATCCTTTTGTGGAGCATGTGAAGGTGTTGGGGATTTGAAAAAATCTATCGGGAAAAGGCTTTATAGCTTTTTCCTTTTTTATTTGATAAAAATTAAAAAAAATATTGACAAAAAGGCTAAAATATTGTATTTATTATATGTAAATAAAAAGTTTATTTTTAGTAAACAAATGTGAGGCTGAAGATTAAAATGAATATAGGTAAAAAGATAAAAACTCTCAGAAAATTAAACGGTCTAACCCAGGAAGAGCTAGCTATGCGCACAGATCTTACTAAAGGATTTATCTCTCAAATAGAGAGAAATTTGACGTCGCCTTCCATAGCCACATTGATGGATATATTAGAGGCTTTGGGGACTGATATAAAGAGATTTTTCAATGAGCCGGACAGCAAAAAGATAGTGTTTGCTAAGTCGGAGATAATCTCAAGCACAAATGAAAAAAATAAATTCACTATAGATTGGCTGATACCCAATGCCCAAAAAAACTGTATGGAACCTATCTTAATAACATTGGAGTCAGGTGGGAAAAGTAATGTTGAAAGTCCACACGAGGGTGAAGAGTTTGGGTATGTATTAGCTGGAAGTATTCATCTGTATATTGGAGATTCTAAATATAAAGTAAATAAAGGTGAAAGCTTTTATTTTAAATCTGATAGTGAGCATTATATGGAAAACGGTTTTAAAAGAAAAGCTACTGTATTATGGGTTTCTTGCCCACCTTCTTTTTGATGAAGGATTACTATATTGCATAATAACAAAAAGAATAAAGCAGAAGGAGGAATGATAGATGAAAATTGAACAATTAGGCAGACATATTCTTGTTGAATTTTATAATTGTGACAAGGAAATTTTAAATGACAGAGAAATGATTGAACAATACATGAACCAGGCCGCATTACAGGCAAAAGCAACTATTGTAAAGAGTGTGTTTCATATGTTTAATCCGTGGGGGATAAGCGGCGCGGTTATTATACAGGAATCTCACCTGACAATTCATACTTGGCCTGAGTACGGATATGCTGCAGTAGATTTATTCACCTGTGGAGATGAGGTTGATCCCTGGGTGGCATTTGATTACTTAAACAAAAAGTTGAAAGCAGAAAAAAACGAGGCCAGTGAAGTTTCAAGAGGACTGGTAGATAGGATAAAATATTTGTCAAATGGTGAATATCAAGAGGTCAGATATAAGCCATAATATAGAATAGACTTAGGAGGGGACAGTATGGAATTATGGTATACTGAAGAACATACAAAAGATGCAAAATTTTCTATTAGGGTGAAACAACATATATTTTCACATAAGAGCCAGTTCCAGCAGCTAGATGTTTTTGATACATTTGAGTTTGGAAGGATGTTTACTTTGGATGGACTTATAATGCTTACGGAAAAAGATGAATTTATATATCATGAGATGATAACCCATGTAGCTATGGGAACTAATACAAAGATAAAAAACGTTTTGGTGATAGGTGGAGGTGACGGGGGTACTGTAAGGGAGCTGACAAGGTATAAAACTATAGAAAGAATTGACATGGTGGAAATCGACAGGATGGTGGTAGAGACTTGTAAAAAGTATCTTAAGTTTACTTCATCAGAATTGGATGATGATAGAGTGACCTTATATTTTGAAGATGGCGTAAAGTTTGTAGAGAATAAAAAAGAAATTTATGATCTTATTATAGTAGATTCCACAGACCCTATAGGACCCGGGGAGGGTTTATTTACCAGACAATTTTATAAAGACTGCTTTAATGCATTGTCACAAGAGGGAATATTGATAAATCAAAACGAGAGTCCTTATTACCAGGATGATGCAAAGCAGATGATAAGGGCAACCTGCAAGATAAGCGATATTTTTCCGCTCATGATGAATTATCAGGTGCATATTCCCACATATCCGTCTGGGCACTGGATATTCGGTTTTGCCTCTAAAGGTTTAAACCCTGTAAAACATTTTAATGCTGCAGAATGGGAGAGCTTTAACCTGCAGACTAAGTATTACAACACTGACATTCATACTGCTTGTTTTGCATTGCCCAATTATGTCAGGGAGATGATTGAGACCAGTGTTGGAGAATAATCCAGTTACCTTTATGAGTTTTGATAGCGGTTATGATGATGCGGATATCATAGTCTTTGGAAGTCCTTTTGATGGTACAGCATCTTTCAGGCCGGGCAGCAGGTTTGCCCCATCTGTGATGCGGAGTGAATCCTATGGGCTAGAAACTTACAGCCCTTATTTCGATATGGATCTGGAAGACGTGAAGGTGTTTGATGCAGGGGATTTGGAGCTGCCCTTCGGGAATGCTGAAAGGGCATTGAGGGACATTTATCAATGTACCCTTCAAATAGTCAAAGACCGTAAGATTCCACTTATGATAGGTGGTGAGCATTTAGTTTCACTGGGTGCCTTTAAGGCGATAAGTGATGAGTATGATGATATTTGTCTTATACATTTTGATGCTCATGCTGATTTAAGAGATGACTATCTCGGGGAGAAACTTTCACATGCTACAGTTGTCAGAAGGATATGGGATATAGTAGGAGATGGTAGGATATATCAATTTGGTGTAAGATCAGGACAACGGCAAGAGTTCAGTTGGGCATGCCAGCACACTTTTATGCATAAGTATACTGTAGAAGGAATAGATGTTGTGGCTTCCAAAATAGGCGATGGACCTGTATACCTATCGATAGACTTAGATATATTTGATCCTTCAGTTTTTCCTGGCACAGGTACTCCTGAACCGGGTGGGATTATGTTCAATGATATGTTGACAGCCCTAAAGAACCTCAGCAGTCTAAATATTGTAGGGGCGGACATAGTTGAGCTGGCTCCACATTATGACCAGACAGGTGTATCCACCGCAGTGGCATGCAAAGTTTTAAGAGAATTGATATTTTGTATAAAAAAGCACATATGATTTTATGTGCTTTTTTATACAACTACTGCGGCCAACAAAAGTATCCCTATATTGTTTCTCCATATCGTGGGAAATTGAGAGACAGGTACTGGCTTTACCCCTCTGCCCACCTCCACCGTGAAACCTGGTCTACGGTAATGCAATATGAACCAGTCTTTATAGCCTGATTCAGCGGCAGGACCAGTAAGGGTCCCTATAGGGGTATAACCGCTCACCTTTGAAAATTCATTTACTATCACCCTGGAAATAGGTGGTGCTAGATTTTTATAATTCCAGTATATCACCTGTCCCTGGCTGTGATATGCAAGAATTAATTGAAAATTGTTTGCTAATGTAAAATCATATAGTGCCTTTGATTCAGGTTCTGACAAAGGAGCAGGGCCTGCATAGCGAGTAGGACCAGGACCGAATATTCCTATATTGGGTTCGTTTGCTTTATATATTTCCCATCCTGCAGGGAAATTATGATTTAAATCTACGCCTCTGATATTTGCATTCCATGTCCTGCTAAAATCAGTGCTTCCGTTGTTCCATCTTATCAATTGGTTATAGAATGGATTATCTGGTGTAAGGCCATTTAGCACTAAGTTAACTCCATCAGGGTTGATCATAGGTACTATCCATATGCTTACGGTGTCATACAACTGTCTTATGTCATAGCCCATCAAAAGTCTGCCTGATACATAATACTGGCAGTATGTTTCAATAAATTTCATGAGCAACGGTGTAGTTATCCATTCAAGGGAATGAATTGATGCATTATAATGGACCTGTTTGTTGCCTCTTCCCAGTCGGATTGCAGGTATGCTTTTTCCCAGTACCGAGTTTCCGATGCTTGTGCTTTGCAAAAATGTATATCTTTGTTTGAGCTGGTTTATGTCCCTTGACATGACTTCATAGGTATAAGGTTGCAAAGGATTGACTATTTCATTTGCTGAAGGTATGTTTATTACCTGTCCTGGATATATAAGGGCAGGGTTTGTTATTTGAGGGTTGGCAGCCAGCAGCTGGTTTAATGTTATATTAAATCTTTGGGCTATTGTATATAATGTATCATTAGGTTGTATTGTATATTTCATTGAAGCACCGTCAGGGATCAGTATTTTTTGTCCAGGCATTATAAGTGCAGGATTTGTAATCTGTGGGTTTATGTTCAATATAGCAGAGATTGTAGTATTAAATCTTTGGGCGATAGAATACAATGTATCGCCGGGTTTTACAGTATATTCCAATTGTATCACTCCTATATATTACTATATTATTACAATATGCTTGTATAGTTACAAGGTGAAGTATCATTGAGAAAAAATATTTGAAGGATAATTATTATAAATGTAGAATATGGAATGTATATGTTCTGTACATGTCTGCTATTATCTTTAAAAACATAGCAATGCCGGGAGTATATGATATCTTAACAAAGTTAAAGTTAAATTTTGTATGTGGGATGCTATGTTTAAGTTCATTATTTGCAGGTCAATTTATTATATTTGGAGGGTTTGATATGGCGAAATTATATGGTAGAGAGTTTACAAAGCAAGAGATTAGGAGTTATGTGGGGAATATATCCAATATTGCAGGAGCAAAAAGATATATTTTAAAAGAGGGAAAGGCGGACGGTGTAGAAGCAGTAGATGTCAAGACAGGTACAGGTTTTAATTTTACTGTATTGCCTGGAAGAGGTATGGATATAGCCTGGGTTGATTACTGCGGTATTCCAATATCGTGGATGTCTAAGGCGGGAATAGGAGCAGCTAAATATTTTGAGAATGATGGTATTTGCTTTTTGAGGAATTTTTTTGGAGGTTTGCTCACCACTTGTGGATTGACCCATGCAGGGGGACCACAAGAGGATAATGGAGAAAAGCTGGGACTGCATGGAAGGATTTCTAATATTCCTGCTAATAATGTATCAGTGGAAGAATATTGGGATGAGGATGATCTTTTTATAAAGGTTAAAGGGAAAGTAAGACAGGCCATGGTGTTTGGAGAGAACTTGGTGCTAAC
The Clostridia bacterium DNA segment above includes these coding regions:
- the speB gene encoding agmatinase; its protein translation is MSFDSGYDDADIIVFGSPFDGTASFRPGSRFAPSVMRSESYGLETYSPYFDMDLEDVKVFDAGDLELPFGNAERALRDIYQCTLQIVKDRKIPLMIGGEHLVSLGAFKAISDEYDDICLIHFDAHADLRDDYLGEKLSHATVVRRIWDIVGDGRIYQFGVRSGQRQEFSWACQHTFMHKYTVEGIDVVASKIGDGPVYLSIDLDIFDPSVFPGTGTPEPGGIMFNDMLTALKNLSSLNIVGADIVELAPHYDQTGVSTAVACKVLRELIFCIKKHI
- the speE gene encoding polyamine aminopropyltransferase → MELWYTEEHTKDAKFSIRVKQHIFSHKSQFQQLDVFDTFEFGRMFTLDGLIMLTEKDEFIYHEMITHVAMGTNTKIKNVLVIGGGDGGTVRELTRYKTIERIDMVEIDRMVVETCKKYLKFTSSELDDDRVTLYFEDGVKFVENKKEIYDLIIVDSTDPIGPGEGLFTRQFYKDCFNALSQEGILINQNESPYYQDDAKQMIRATCKISDIFPLMMNYQVHIPTYPSGHWIFGFASKGLNPVKHFNAAEWESFNLQTKYYNTDIHTACFALPNYVREMIETSVGE
- the speD gene encoding adenosylmethionine decarboxylase, giving the protein MKIEQLGRHILVEFYNCDKEILNDREMIEQYMNQAALQAKATIVKSVFHMFNPWGISGAVIIQESHLTIHTWPEYGYAAVDLFTCGDEVDPWVAFDYLNKKLKAEKNEASEVSRGLVDRIKYLSNGEYQEVRYKP
- a CDS encoding M14 family metallopeptidase encodes the protein MIQLEYTVKPGDTLYSIAQRFNTTISAILNINPQITNPALIMPGQKILIPDGASMKYTIQPNDTLYTIAQRFNITLNQLLAANPQITNPALIYPGQVINIPSANEIVNPLQPYTYEVMSRDINQLKQRYTFLQSTSIGNSVLGKSIPAIRLGRGNKQVHYNASIHSLEWITTPLLMKFIETYCQYYVSGRLLMGYDIRQLYDTVSIWIVPMINPDGVNLVLNGLTPDNPFYNQLIRWNNGSTDFSRTWNANIRGVDLNHNFPAGWEIYKANEPNIGIFGPGPTRYAGPAPLSEPESKALYDFTLANNFQLILAYHSQGQVIYWNYKNLAPPISRVIVNEFSKVSGYTPIGTLTGPAAESGYKDWFILHYRRPGFTVEVGRGVKPVPVSQFPTIWRNNIGILLLAAVVV
- a CDS encoding XRE family transcriptional regulator; its protein translation is MNIGKKIKTLRKLNGLTQEELAMRTDLTKGFISQIERNLTSPSIATLMDILEALGTDIKRFFNEPDSKKIVFAKSEIISSTNEKNKFTIDWLIPNAQKNCMEPILITLESGGKSNVESPHEGEEFGYVLAGSIHLYIGDSKYKVNKGESFYFKSDSEHYMENGFKRKATVLWVSCPPSF
- a CDS encoding aminotransferase class I/II-fold pyridoxal phosphate-dependent enzyme — translated: MLLDHNKTPLFSAIKEYNQSGIIPFDVPGHKHGKGIPELREYLGSRMLEIDVNSMKQLDNLSNPISVILEAQELMAEAYSAGHAFFLVNGSTSGVQAMIMSVCMPGDKIIIPRNAHKSAINGLILSGAIPVYIQPQTNDRLGIAMGVALESIEQAIAQNTDAKAVFLINPTYYGFTSDLKEIIKLAHKHGMCVLIDEAHGAHFSFHPEFPYGSMELGADMAAVSMHKTGGSLTQSSVLLLNEGLVDKNTVKTVLNLTQTTSASYLLMASLDVARKMLVIKGREIFDKILGLTRKVRERINQIEGLYAFGKELTGQPGVYDFDETKLGINVAGLGITGLMAYDILRDCYNIQVELGDVFNILAVVGVGDDNSSLNSLVEALQDMSSKYKGKDIRYNSVVLENPDVIVSPRNAFYARKRVIKLEEAEGEISGESIMAYPPGIPIVTPGERISREIINYIKFLKSQHSMLTDAEDPFVEHVKVLGI